One window of the Oncorhynchus gorbuscha isolate QuinsamMale2020 ecotype Even-year linkage group LG17, OgorEven_v1.0, whole genome shotgun sequence genome contains the following:
- the LOC124002018 gene encoding leucine-rich repeat and fibronectin type-III domain-containing protein 5-like: MEKLLVCLLVIGMAVKAQICPKRCVCQILSPNLATLCAKKGLLFVPPNIDRHTVELRLADNFVTSIKRKDFANMTRLQDLTLSRNTISFITPHAFSDLENLRALHVNSNRLTRISNDTFSGMSKLHHLILNNNQLMLIHLGAFNDLLALEELDLSYNNLESIPWEAIQRMTSLHTLSLDHNMIDYIPEETFSLLQKLNRLDVTSNKLQKLPPDPLFQRAQVLATSGIMNPSSFALSFGGNPLHCNCELLWLRRLSREDDLETCASPQHLSGRYFWSIPEEEFLCEPPLITRYSHEMRVLEGQRVALRCKARGDPEPAIHWISPEGKLVSNSSRTLVYTNGTLDILISTVKDTGSFTCISSNPAGEAHQTVELLIIKLPHISNSTNNIQEPDPGSSDISTSTRAGANGSNHTGDTKTSPDKRVVIAEATSSTALIKFNFQRNIPGIRMFQIQYNGSYDDSLVYRMIPPTSKNFLVNNLAAGTSYDLCVLAIYDDGITSLTATRVVGCVQFTTESEYLRCHFMQSQFLGGTMIIIIGGIIVASVLVFIIILMIRYKVCNTSDSGKGTLVTNVHSQTNGAQSQGCTVNPSVSKQAMGGSGSEGGGGGSIKAAGHAPDTLTDSSETSLQDCSTATSLVSQSWNTPGSSGSLKPKRKPAPKPSATASVTPEPKIEALPNAETQNTNRNNSTALQHPPSPVFHSPLPYSRIKDTPILRRAHPRPISKYLTLPVEGVRAKRRYSLNEDSSKHHCYIGVTKLGNMWSKRSKSMNGMLLQQENIDSGKATISSSEWILESTV, from the exons ATGGAAAAACTGCTGGTCTGTCTGTTGGTTATTGGAATGGCAGTGAAGGCCCAGATCTGTCCGAAGCGCTGTGTCTGTCAAATACTATCTCCCAATCTTGCAACCCTCTGTGCCAAAAAAGGTCTCCTCTTTGTCCCCCCGAACATTGACAGGCACACCGTGGAGCTACGGCTGGCAGACAACTTCGTCACCAGCATCAAGAGGAAAGACTTTGCCAACATGACCAGGTTGCAGGACCTCACCCTGTCAAGGAATACCATTAGCTTCATCACGCCACACGCGTTTTCTGACCTGGAGAACCTCCGCGCCTTGCACGTGAACAGCAACCGACTGACCCGGATATCCAATGACACCTTTAGCGGCATGTCCAAGCTGCACCACCTGATCCTCAACAACAACCAGCTGATGTTGATCCACCTGGGGGCTTTCAATGATCTGCTGGCCCTGGAGGAGCTCGACCTGTCCTACAACAACTTGGAGTCCATCCCCTGGGAGGCTATCCAGAGGATGACGAGCCTCCACACCCTTAGCCTGGACCACAACATGATCGACTACATTCCTGAGGAGACCTTTTCTCTTCTGCAAAAGCTCAACCGCTTGGACGTAACCTCAAATAAGTTACAGAAGCTTCCTCCAGATCCTCTGTTCCAGCGGGCCCAGGTTTTGGCCACGTCTGGGATCATGAACCCTTCCTCGTTCGCACTGAGCTTCGGCGGGAACCCACTGCACTGCAACTGTGAGTTGCTGTGGCTGAGGCGCCTGAGTCGAGAGGATGATCTGGAGACATGCGCATCGCCGCAGCACCTCTCTGGACGCTATTTCTGGTCCATCCCAGAGGAGGAGTTCCTGTGTGAACCTCCTCTCATCACCCGGTACTCCCATGAGATGAGGGTGCTGGAGGGCCAGAGGGTGGCCCTGAGGTGCAAGGCCAGGGGGGACCCTGAGCCTGCCATACACTGGATCTCTCCAGAGGGGAAGCTGGTGTCGAACTCCTCCCGGACGTTGGTCTACACGAATGGAACCCTGGACATTTTGATCAGCACTGTGAAGGACACAGGATCCTTCACCTGCATCTCGTCCAACCCAGCTGGTGAGGCACATCAGACTGTTGAGCTGCTGATTATCAAACTCCCACACATCTCCAACAGCACCAACAACATCCAGGAGCCTGACCCTGGCTCTTCAGACATCTCCACGTCCACCAGGGCTGGGGCAAATGGCAGCAACCACACTGGAGACACCAAAACGAGTCCGGATAAGAGAGTGGTCATCGCTGAGGCCACATCCTCCACAGCACTCATCAAGTTCAACTTCCAGAGGAATATACCTGGGATCCGCATGTTCCAGATTCAGTACAATGGCAGTTATGATGACTCTCTTGTGTACAG aaTGATTCCCCCCACAAGCAAAAACTTCCTAGTCAATAACCTGGCTGCTGGAACGTCGTATGACCTGTGTGTTCTGGCCATATACGACGACGGTATCACCTCACTCACCGCCACCCGCGTGGTGGGCTGCGTCCAGTTCACCACCGAGTCTGAGTACCTGCGCTGTCACTTCATGCAGTCCCAGTTCCTGGGAGGCACCATGATCATCATCATCGGCGGCATCATCGTGGCCTCCGTCCTCgtcttcatcatcatcctcatgaTCCGCTATAAGGTCTGCAACACCAGTGACTCGGGCAAAGGCACATTGGTCACCAACGTCCACTCCCAGACCAATGGGGCGCAGTCTCAAGGGTGCACCGTCAATCCCTCTGTGTCCAAACAGGCCAtgggagggtcagggtcagagggagggggaggagggtctaTAAAGGCCGCTGGGCACGCGCCAGACACTCTGACGGACTCATCTGAGACCTCTCTCCAAGACTGCTCCACTGCTACTTCTCTGGTGAGCCAGAGCTGGAACACGCCTGGCTCCTCAGGGTCTCTGAAGCCAAAGCGCAAGCCTGCGCCAAAGCCCTCCGCTACTGCTTCTGTCACCCCTGAGCCCAAGATAGAGGCCCTCCCCAACGCTGAGACCCAGAACACCAACCGCAACAACTCCACGGCTCTGCAGCATCCCCCTTCCCCGGTATTTCACTCCCCCCTGCCCTACTCACGCATCAAGGACACGCCCATATTAAGACGCGCACACCCCAGACCAATCTCCAAGTACCTGACCTTACCGGTGGAAGGGGTGAGGGCCAAACGTAGGTACTCTCTAAACGAGGACTCGTCCAAGCACCACTGCTACATTGGGGTAACAAAACTTGGGAATATGTGGTCTAAGCGGAGTAAGTCCATGAATGGGATGCTACTTCAACAGGAAAATATAGACAGTGGCAAGGCCACCATTTCCAGTTCAGAGTGGATTCTAGAAAGTACTGTGTGA